ACACGACAAAACACATTAGAACACCGACCAGCTTTAATTTGCTTGCGATGATATTTATGTTGAGCTTTTCATGTGCGGAAATGAAGAAAACCGCCCCCCATAATGGAGCAAACTTGCTATAAAAACTAAAAACATGGCTTAACACAGGGCTATTAAAAGAAGTAAACCCTGGAATATTAACAGACATATCTGCTAAGGATTTTAGAAGAAGTGTATCTGGGAAAAACAGATGCATGACATATGCTAATACAATCGGAATTAAAGATAAAAACCATAAATTTAACATGATTTTTGTGGCTGGATTTTGACGTGTTTTAGAATTTGAAGCGTTAATCCTTGGATATCTCATGTAGTATGCCCCGCATTGAAACTTTCTAGGCTACCATACAATAAAATGCACTATAGAACTAATAATTAACAATATCTTATCTATTTACTCTATCACTAACGCAATTTATCGCCTACAAATTGCCTTAAAGTAGAAATCTTTATGTCACTGAGCGGCCATAAGGTTTGCAAAGTGATTTCGTCCATCGAACGTGGCTAGCACTACCACACCAGGAATAACCGGCAACGCGATATTGATAACCGCCCATCCACAGTCCGTTTCGATAACCCTGCAATTCATATCTACGCCACAAAGTTTATCGACCGTCAGGCGATCTTCTTCCTAATCTTTAGCTGGCGACGGGAATACCATTAGAAAATCCTCCCCATGTTTCTGAGTATCCAGTAACGGTTGGCGCTTTGGTCTGGCGTTTTGTCAGCAAAATTATTCTGGTACCGCTCTATCCACTCGTTCGCATCTTTCCGGCTGAAGTGCCAGTTCAGGATGCCAAGCTCGCGAACAAAGTCATCCGTACGAAGGCACAGGTACCCTTTTGGGTTGCGTTGTATAGCAGAATGGAACGCTGAGTTGATGTCTGTTTTACGGGGCATTCTAACCTCCGGCAAATACTGTATATATAAACAGTATAATTATAAGCAAAAGCAGATCAACTTCAAAACATGTCTCCTGCTCGTTGATCATGGTCAGGTTGCTGTTATGATTATTATTATTTTTTTAGGAATGGTCTGATGACTATCTCGTTACGCACTGGTGATGCTCCGAATGACACGACTGGGTGCATGTCTCCAGCGAGTAAAGTGCTTTCACCACGATCATAATTGGGATTGTCATAATTATTTTTAGGGAGAGGGTATGTCATCGGATCAGAGCATGGCAATCAACACGGTTGTTGGCGTAAAACCATGCAGAAATATATCCATTGAGTTACTGAGGATACTCTGCTGTTTCCTTGTTGTGGCGATACATGTTGCCCCGATGCATGATGCATATTTAAAGTTAGATGTTAGTTCATTTGAAAAAATGGAATCACTCCTAATACAGTCCGTCGTTAGATTGGGGCTCCCTGTATTTTTCATTATCAGTGGAATTTTTATTCTTAATGACAACAAGAAGGTAGGGATTGCTGGGTTTTACAGGAAGAGGCTTGTTGGGTTATTAATCCCATTTTTGGTTTTTTCTGCCATTCATTATTTCATTGCTGGATATGGAATCAAGGAAGCTGAGGTTCCAGAGCTTTTACAGGGTTACTTAGTCGGCTTGCTGTCGAAAACTGGCATTGCAGTGCATTTCTGGTTTGTATACGTGATGCTCGGTATATACCTTGTTTCTCCAGCTTTCTCAATAATGTACTCAGGGATCTCAGAGCGAGGGGCGGTGGTTATCTTTATTATCCTAATCGCTTCGAAATCTTATATCGTCTACTTTAGCTGGCTAATCCCAGGCCTTGAAATACCAAATATTCCAACATGGCTTACCTACTTCCTTCTTGGAGGGTTAATTCCAAGACTCCCAAAAGTAAATAGTAAATGGCTACTTTTAGCGTTTGTAATCTCTTTCTGCCTAACATGCATCATGACTTATGTGCAGTTTTCTGGATTAACCAAGCTTTATTTAGCCCCATTTGATTCTGGGGTTAACATGCTTTTAATGTCTACTTCATGCTGCATGTTATTTTACTCTATGAGTATAACTGTGAATGAAAAATTAAGAAAAACAGTATGCTTTATTGCTTCTCTGTCATATGGAGTTTACTTAATACATTTCCTGATATTGATAGAGATCGGAAGATATTTCGATATAACTTGGTATATACACAACCCAGTATTATACACGGTTCTTATGACTTTGGCTGTTTTTGCATCGGCAATGTTGGTTTCGGCTGTCATTAACAAACTGTTAGTGGATAGGGTTGTAAAATATTTTGCATAAATAAATGGCTCGCAACTACGAGCCATATTGTTTAATCCGCCTGTTCCAGGTAACCACATTCTTCGTCATCGCAGAACCACCAGAGTGAACCAATGTATTCTCTTTGACTCATTATACCGCCGCAGATAGGACAAAATTTAACTGGAGATTGCGAGGTGTCTTTTGATTCTTCTTCACTCATACCATTTCCTCATACCGGATATCGTGACTTGGCTTGTTGTACATCACTGGCATATTTTGCTTTTCTGGCAGAAATTTCGTTTCTGACCGCCAATTGTTTAATGGCCTCAGAAGGTCCGTCATTTACTATTGCTGCAAGATATGCTGTGTTAAGATCGTAAATGTCGCTTTTATACAAAGCCGACAGGTCAGAAATTACCTTTGCCAAAATAACTTGGTTAGATGGAGCTGGTTCATCAACCCAACATAAACTCTCATTAATCATAGCCAGCATTTTGCCCAATGGCTTGTTGCCTCCACTGAACTGAATAGCTTCTTCATCGCTTATTTGAATGCCATCAACTGGCCATGTTCCAGATTTGATATAGTCAGGATATAAAATAGATGGGTAAATGGCATTCTCCAAAGGAGAATAAACGCTTAGAATTTCTGACATATTAACGCCCTTTTGCAATGTACGCTAAATTGAATCCCCCAGGACCTGACATCCTGGCTGTAAATTGCGTTCTGGATACACCTGGTGCACTTAAACCTATAGCTGGCATGGTTGTTGGCGATAGTTGGGACTCACCAAGATCAGCCATTGTCAGAACAATAGACTCGACCCTAGTTGGGAATGGAATTGGAAAAACGACATTAACCCCTGTTTGCCCTACAGGGAAACTAAAGGTTCCCCATTGCTCAATTGTACCGTCAGCCCCCCGACTCCATGCTGATTTTGGGTTAGTCCAGAGGGGGCCAACTTCGCTATAACTTGTAGTAAATGATGACATATCGGGAATTTGCCCCGCGCCCGTTCCGACCTCCCGCTTGGCAGCCTCTTTCAGGCCAAGGTTTGTAAGCGCCTCAGCAATTGCCGCTGCACCATCTGCTTTTATATCGGCGAACGGGTGCTGACGACTGAGGAACAAAGCCTTTAAAGCGGTGAGCAACTGATTATGTTTTGTTTTGTCCAGAACGATGCCTGTCGCTTCGACCACAGCAGCCAGCTCTTCCTGCAGCATGTCGAAGTAATCGTCATCAAGATCTGTCGCTGGAGTGCCTGTCTGAGGGTTTCCACGGGTAAAGCCGTTCTTTCCCGCGCCGAATTTATCTTTCTGCGCAGTGGATGTATCAATACGATGCATAATGTCTCCGGTTACGGATATTTGAAGATTACGTAGGTATGGGACGGGCAGAGTTTACTGATAACGCACTCAGCAACCGTGTCCCCCCAGTGGCGGATCGGCGTGTCACAATCGTCCATGCAGGTCATCCAGGTTGCGTCCGTTGACGCTGGCATGTTCACCTGCCAGTAGTAGCGCCATTCCGTCGAGTAAGTCGC
This sequence is a window from Enterobacter sp. 638. Protein-coding genes within it:
- the cui gene encoding colicin immunity protein Cui, coding for MRYPRINASNSKTRQNPATKIMLNLWFLSLIPIVLAYVMHLFFPDTLLLKSLADMSVNIPGFTSFNSPVLSHVFSFYSKFAPLWGAVFFISAHEKLNINIIASKLKLVGVLMCFVVLYICALYLLVFNDVELTEAKKILGLMSQNDFLIMLLFGMIFTSIYFMTCYLLSYAYAVYLAIK
- a CDS encoding acyltransferase — encoded protein: MSSDQSMAINTVVGVKPCRNISIELLRILCCFLVVAIHVAPMHDAYLKLDVSSFEKMESLLIQSVVRLGLPVFFIISGIFILNDNKKVGIAGFYRKRLVGLLIPFLVFSAIHYFIAGYGIKEAEVPELLQGYLVGLLSKTGIAVHFWFVYVMLGIYLVSPAFSIMYSGISERGAVVIFIILIASKSYIVYFSWLIPGLEIPNIPTWLTYFLLGGLIPRLPKVNSKWLLLAFVISFCLTCIMTYVQFSGLTKLYLAPFDSGVNMLLMSTSCCMLFYSMSITVNEKLRKTVCFIASLSYGVYLIHFLILIEIGRYFDITWYIHNPVLYTVLMTLAVFASAMLVSAVINKLLVDRVVKYFA